In Chryseobacterium turcicum, a single window of DNA contains:
- a CDS encoding type II toxin-antitoxin system RelE/ParE family toxin codes for MTYHLSLSPNTEADLLEAALWYESRQIGLGKKFTQKVEFYFSRIQNNPLHFPLKKENLREAYIQKFPFIIIFEVIEKEIIVFSVFNTHQNPERKP; via the coding sequence ATGACTTACCACCTATCCTTATCTCCAAATACTGAAGCTGATTTACTTGAAGCTGCATTATGGTATGAAAGTAGGCAAATTGGTCTTGGAAAAAAATTTACGCAAAAAGTCGAATTTTATTTTTCACGAATTCAAAATAATCCACTGCATTTTCCTTTGAAAAAAGAAAATTTACGTGAAGCGTATATTCAAAAATTCCCTTTTATTATCATTTTTGAAGTTATTGAAAAGGAAATTATCGTCTTCTCTGTTTTCAACACGCATCAAAACCCAGAACGAAAGCCCTAA
- a CDS encoding addiction module family protein yields the protein MDSTLEIRKRIHNFIDEADERILRIFNAIIEAEEEDSELETSEYPQVPDYVYDRIEEEREKYLKGESKTSSWEEVKARLMDKL from the coding sequence ATGGACTCTACTTTAGAAATCAGAAAAAGAATTCACAATTTTATTGATGAAGCAGATGAGCGTATTCTTCGCATTTTCAATGCAATAATTGAGGCTGAAGAGGAAGATTCAGAATTAGAAACTTCAGAATACCCACAAGTTCCGGACTATGTATATGACCGGATTGAAGAAGAGCGTGAAAAATATCTGAAGGGTGAATCAAAAACATCTTCTTGGGAAGAGGTGAAAGCAAGATTGATGGATAAATTATGA
- a CDS encoding beta-ketoacyl synthase N-terminal-like domain-containing protein translates to MNKEIYITDYNCVTPLGFDVQSNWKALLKGKSGVALHKVIDNQDAFFVSKIDDEKLEEEFNKLFDSAQSSKENFTRLEKMFLLSIKPLVERHSISDETAFILSTTKGNISILKNQTTLPEGVFLSSLAQKIADFFGFKTKPIVVSNACVSGVMAISVAKNMIQAGKYKNAFVLAGDEISEFVISGFNSFQAIGTEPCKPYDKNRNGINLGEATAAIYITSELNQTEKFRFKVLGDSAINDANHISGPSRTGDGLFASIQNAMKEAKVSAEKIDFISAHGTATIYNDEMEAIAFNRMDLQNVPLNSMKGYYGHCLGAAGLLESIISMESALNKTLIPSKNFEEMGVSQDLNIIKENQPVEIKYILKTASGFGGCNAAIVLEKA, encoded by the coding sequence ATGAACAAAGAAATTTACATTACAGATTATAATTGCGTCACCCCTTTAGGTTTTGACGTTCAATCAAACTGGAAAGCACTTTTAAAAGGGAAATCTGGTGTCGCTTTGCATAAAGTCATCGATAATCAAGATGCTTTTTTTGTTTCTAAAATTGATGATGAAAAATTGGAGGAAGAATTCAATAAACTCTTCGACTCCGCTCAGAGTAGCAAGGAAAATTTCACAAGACTTGAAAAAATGTTTTTACTAAGTATAAAACCTTTGGTAGAAAGACATTCAATTTCAGATGAAACGGCTTTTATATTATCTACAACAAAAGGAAACATTAGTATCTTAAAAAATCAAACAACTTTACCGGAAGGAGTTTTCCTTTCAAGTTTAGCTCAAAAGATTGCTGATTTTTTCGGATTTAAAACTAAACCTATCGTCGTTTCTAATGCTTGTGTTTCTGGCGTAATGGCAATTTCTGTAGCGAAAAATATGATTCAGGCAGGAAAATACAAAAACGCTTTTGTACTTGCCGGAGACGAAATTTCAGAGTTTGTGATTTCAGGTTTTAATTCTTTTCAGGCAATCGGAACTGAACCTTGCAAACCGTACGACAAAAACCGTAACGGAATTAATCTGGGTGAAGCAACTGCAGCGATTTATATTACTTCAGAATTAAATCAAACTGAAAAATTTAGGTTTAAAGTTTTAGGCGATTCTGCCATTAATGATGCCAATCATATTTCCGGACCCTCAAGAACTGGTGACGGATTGTTTGCAAGCATTCAAAATGCAATGAAAGAAGCAAAAGTTTCAGCCGAAAAAATCGATTTTATTTCCGCTCACGGAACAGCAACAATTTACAACGACGAAATGGAAGCCATCGCTTTCAACAGGATGGATTTACAAAACGTTCCTCTAAACAGTATGAAAGGCTATTACGGACATTGTTTGGGCGCGGCAGGATTGTTAGAAAGCATTATTTCAATGGAATCTGCTTTAAACAAAACCTTAATTCCTTCTAAAAACTTTGAAGAAATGGGAGTTTCTCAAGATTTAAATATTATCAAAGAAAATCAACCAGTAGAAATTAAATATATTCTGAAAACAGCATCAGGTTTTGGTGGCTGTAATGCGGCAATTGTTTTGGAGAAAGCATAA
- a CDS encoding acyl-CoA thioesterase, with protein sequence MQSKENLNCTEEVRVRFNETDPLGIVWHGHYIVYFEDGREAFGRQHGLTYLDIQKAGFVTPIVKSTCEHFLPLKYGETFNIVTTFVNSISAKLIYKYEIFNQNNQLVCSGETIQVFLDSDNNLCLYNPEFFQAWKDKMEL encoded by the coding sequence ATGCAGTCTAAAGAAAATTTAAATTGTACCGAAGAAGTTCGTGTACGATTCAACGAAACAGACCCGCTGGGAATCGTTTGGCACGGTCATTATATCGTCTATTTTGAGGACGGAAGAGAAGCCTTCGGAAGACAGCACGGTTTGACGTATCTCGACATTCAAAAAGCAGGATTTGTAACGCCAATTGTGAAAAGCACTTGCGAACATTTCCTACCTTTAAAATATGGCGAAACATTCAACATCGTAACCACTTTCGTCAATTCTATTTCAGCGAAACTGATTTACAAATACGAGATTTTTAATCAGAATAATCAATTGGTTTGCAGCGGAGAAACCATTCAGGTTTTTCTGGATTCTGATAATAATTTATGCTTGTACAACCCTGAGTTTTTTCAGGCTTGGAAAGACAAAATGGAATTATAG
- a CDS encoding GxxExxY protein, producing MNENEISKIIFDAGLKVHRQLGAGLLESAYEECLYFELKKSGLLIEKQKPMPLIYEDIKLDIGYRLDFLVERKVVVEIKSVESLNDIHIAQILTYLKLSNCKLGLLINFNSVLFKNGVKRLINGTI from the coding sequence ATGAATGAGAATGAGATTTCAAAAATTATTTTTGATGCCGGATTAAAAGTTCATCGACAACTCGGAGCTGGGCTTTTGGAAAGTGCCTATGAAGAATGTTTGTACTTCGAATTAAAGAAGTCGGGATTACTGATAGAAAAACAGAAACCAATGCCCTTAATCTATGAAGATATAAAACTTGATATTGGTTACAGGCTAGATTTTTTGGTTGAAAGAAAAGTTGTTGTAGAAATAAAATCTGTAGAATCCTTAAATGACATTCATATCGCTCAAATTTTAACCTATTTAAAATTAAGTAATTGCAAATTGGGTTTACTTATTAATTTTAACTCGGTTTTGTTTAAAAATGGCGTTAAGAGATTAATCAACGGAACAATTTGA
- a CDS encoding ABC transporter permease, which produces MLYKLWRSFIKEIQLLKRDSGGIVIIFLMPLLLIITITLIQDSTFKNLEGSKIPIIFIDQDQSEVSKVIKKELETSKTFELITNYNEKEAEKAVFTGDYQMAIVIPKNLTKDLNSNIDSKVQTIVSSFGLESDSTATKVVASKAKDIHLYFDPATNAGFKNSVMNAINKMVFEIENKKIYKAFQDQLGTTEDLENKSLITFKEITPNKGKEELMPNSVQHNVPAWALFAIFFIVVPLSINLVKEKSQGTSVRVRVSPTPYYIHILGKTFTYLIICIIQFLLMVAVGIWLFPYMDLPQFDVTGKMFHLIIVTLFAGLAAIGFGVLLGTVAKTQEQSAPFGATSVVVLAAIGGIWVPVFLMPEFMQKIAAFSPMNWGLNAYYDIILRNSGIGEIAKELTFLFLFYIAMVTISLFYDRKQNSV; this is translated from the coding sequence ATGTTGTATAAATTGTGGAGAAGTTTCATCAAGGAAATTCAGTTGCTGAAAAGAGATTCAGGGGGAATTGTCATTATATTTTTAATGCCGTTACTTCTGATTATTACCATCACATTAATTCAGGATTCTACTTTTAAAAATCTTGAAGGTTCAAAAATTCCAATTATTTTTATTGATCAAGATCAATCTGAAGTTTCCAAAGTCATCAAAAAAGAACTGGAAACCAGCAAAACATTTGAACTGATTACCAATTACAATGAAAAAGAGGCTGAGAAAGCTGTTTTCACAGGAGATTATCAAATGGCGATTGTTATTCCAAAAAACTTAACGAAAGATTTAAATTCAAATATTGATTCTAAAGTTCAGACCATTGTAAGCTCGTTTGGCTTGGAAAGTGATTCTACTGCCACAAAAGTTGTCGCTTCAAAGGCAAAAGACATTCATCTTTATTTTGACCCAGCAACCAATGCAGGATTTAAAAATTCTGTGATGAATGCCATCAATAAAATGGTTTTCGAAATCGAGAATAAAAAAATCTACAAAGCCTTCCAAGACCAATTAGGAACAACCGAAGACCTTGAAAATAAAAGCTTAATTACCTTCAAAGAAATCACGCCAAACAAAGGCAAGGAAGAACTAATGCCGAATTCCGTTCAGCACAACGTTCCGGCTTGGGCATTGTTTGCGATTTTCTTTATTGTCGTTCCTTTGTCTATAAATTTAGTTAAAGAAAAAAGTCAGGGAACGAGCGTGAGAGTTCGTGTGAGCCCAACACCGTACTACATTCATATTTTAGGAAAAACATTCACGTATTTAATTATTTGCATCATTCAATTTTTATTAATGGTTGCAGTCGGTATTTGGCTTTTCCCCTATATGGATTTGCCACAATTTGACGTGACCGGAAAAATGTTTCATTTAATTATTGTGACTTTATTCGCAGGGTTAGCAGCAATCGGATTTGGCGTTTTACTAGGAACTGTAGCAAAAACTCAGGAGCAATCTGCCCCATTTGGAGCAACTTCGGTTGTTGTGTTGGCTGCAATTGGCGGTATTTGGGTTCCGGTATTTTTAATGCCAGAATTTATGCAGAAAATCGCTGCTTTCTCTCCAATGAATTGGGGTTTGAATGCGTATTACGATATTATTTTAAGAAACAGCGGAATCGGTGAAATTGCGAAAGAATTGACCTTCTTATTTTTATTTTACATTGCGATGGTTACCATCTCATTATTTTATGATCGAAAACAAAATAGTGTTTAA
- a CDS encoding ABC transporter ATP-binding protein — MEHIIEIENLYKKYKNSEDFSVNDISLNIDKNEIYGILGPNGAGKTTLISMLSGLIKPTSGSFTINGLSPKKDSTKIKQLIGVVPQEYALYPTLTAKENLMFFGSLYGLKQSYLQKSIAEALELMGLTKFADKKVDQFSGGMKRRCNLIAGTLHNPKVLFLDEPTVGVDVQSKKAIIDYLLDLNKKGTCIIYTSHHLSEAEEFCTKIAIIDHGKIHATGTPEELVEKVANAENLEDVFISLTGKELRDVV; from the coding sequence TTGGAACATATCATCGAAATAGAAAACCTTTACAAGAAATACAAAAATTCGGAAGATTTTTCGGTTAATGACATTTCTTTAAACATCGATAAAAACGAAATCTACGGAATTCTCGGACCAAACGGCGCCGGAAAAACCACCTTGATTTCTATGCTTTCAGGTTTAATTAAACCAACATCAGGAAGTTTTACGATTAACGGACTTTCTCCTAAAAAAGACAGCACAAAAATTAAGCAACTTATTGGGGTAGTTCCGCAAGAATATGCGCTCTACCCTACTTTAACAGCGAAAGAAAACCTGATGTTTTTTGGAAGTTTGTATGGTTTGAAACAATCGTATTTGCAAAAATCTATCGCTGAAGCTTTAGAATTGATGGGTTTAACGAAATTTGCAGATAAAAAAGTTGACCAATTTTCAGGAGGAATGAAACGCCGTTGCAATCTGATTGCCGGAACACTTCACAATCCGAAAGTTTTGTTTCTAGACGAACCAACAGTTGGCGTTGATGTACAGTCGAAAAAAGCAATCATCGATTATCTTTTAGATTTAAATAAAAAAGGAACATGCATTATTTACACTTCGCATCACCTTTCTGAAGCGGAGGAATTCTGTACAAAAATCGCCATTATCGACCATGGAAAAATTCACGCAACAGGAACACCTGAAGAATTGGTAGAAAAAGTTGCCAACGCAGAAAACTTAGAAGATGTTTTCATTTCATTAACCGGAAAAGAATTGAGAGATGTTGTATAA
- a CDS encoding BtrH N-terminal domain-containing protein: protein MKINFEHHQTAHCENGVASNLLLNRGLKLSEPMIFGIGSGLFFVYLPFLKVNFSPGFSYRPMPGAIFSKAAKRLGIKIKRIKFSNPKDAQAALEKNLEQNIPTGLQVGVFNLTYFPEEYKFHFNAHNLVVYGKENGKFLISDPVMDFATTLSEAELEKVRYAKGALAPKGHMYFPTHIPENVNLEEAIKKGIKDTCKNMLAPVPLIGVKAMRWVARSIPKWAEKKGTKVTNHYLGQLIRMQEEIGTGGGGFRFIYGAFLQEAAVILKNDELKELSKEITAIGDLWRDFAVDIARVYKNRNSKNDIYNQLSKSMLHIADLEEDFYKKLRKAI, encoded by the coding sequence ATGAAGATTAATTTTGAACACCATCAAACTGCTCATTGCGAAAACGGTGTTGCCTCCAACTTACTCCTCAACAGAGGTTTGAAACTCAGCGAACCCATGATTTTCGGAATCGGTTCAGGTTTATTTTTTGTATATCTTCCTTTTTTGAAAGTCAATTTTTCACCCGGATTTAGCTATAGACCGATGCCCGGAGCAATTTTTAGCAAAGCAGCAAAAAGATTGGGAATTAAAATAAAAAGAATAAAATTCTCAAATCCTAAAGATGCACAAGCTGCATTAGAAAAAAATTTAGAACAAAACATCCCTACAGGCTTACAGGTTGGAGTTTTCAACCTTACCTACTTTCCTGAAGAATATAAATTTCATTTCAACGCTCACAATTTAGTCGTTTACGGAAAAGAAAATGGCAAATTCTTAATAAGTGACCCTGTGATGGATTTTGCAACGACTTTATCAGAAGCTGAACTTGAAAAAGTACGTTACGCAAAAGGTGCGCTTGCTCCAAAAGGTCATATGTACTTTCCAACTCACATTCCTGAAAATGTAAATTTGGAGGAAGCCATTAAAAAAGGAATTAAAGATACCTGTAAAAATATGCTTGCTCCCGTTCCGTTAATTGGTGTAAAAGCAATGCGCTGGGTAGCGAGAAGCATCCCGAAATGGGCAGAGAAAAAAGGTACAAAAGTGACCAATCATTACCTCGGACAATTGATTAGAATGCAGGAAGAAATCGGAACCGGCGGTGGCGGTTTCAGATTTATTTATGGGGCTTTTTTACAAGAAGCTGCTGTCATTCTTAAAAATGACGAACTGAAAGAATTATCTAAAGAAATTACCGCAATCGGTGACCTTTGGAGAGATTTCGCCGTAGATATTGCCCGAGTTTATAAGAATAGAAATTCAAAAAATGATATTTACAATCAGCTTTCAAAATCGATGCTTCATATTGCCGATTTGGAGGAAGATTTTTATAAAAAACTGAGAAAAGCAATTTAG
- a CDS encoding insulinase family protein: protein MKKIFISLSLFVMLHAAAQKFETQKQTDAQGYSFETVKNDQSGVRVYTLKNGLKVYLAKNDDAPRIQTYIPVRTGSNNDPSDNTGLAHYLEHMVFKGTSHLGTQDWAKEKAILKQISDLYEQHKAEKDPEKKKALYKKIDEVSQEASKYAIANEYDKAISSLGATGTNAHTWLDETVYKNNIPSNELEKWLKVEKERFSELVLRLFHTELEAVYEEFNRAQDNDGRLVNYALMDALFPKHPNGQQTTIGTSEHLKSPSMEAIHKYFDTYYVPNNMAVVLVGDLDFDKTIKMVDQYFGTFKYKELPMKKMVSEAPMTSIVSRTVKSPSTPRMTIAWRTDSNGTQEAKLATLVGEILSNNGDAGLIDLNINQKQTTLGAGAYASPLKTYGSFNMYVTPKDGQSFDEAKKLLFAQIDLIKKGQFPDWMLKAIVNDMKVQRMKGWETADGLATTLYGAYIGERTWEQELDEINQFEKISKADVVKFANDFFKDNYVVIYKEKGVNDKLVRVENPGITPIKLNKNAQSPFLKDILGTKVTDSKPQFVDYKTAIATTQIKDKKVSFVNNKYNKVAQVSYIFPFGTDNDKELSLGVGVLQYLGTDKYTPEQLKEEFYKLGISNSFRTSNDQTIITLSGLEGNMKKGVELLNHWLKNVKADQDVYNKTVKNILESRDVAKKDKTRIMAALSNYAKYGKDSRMTDIISKERLQNINVSELMAKMKTLNNYPYEVFLYGENQKDLEKAVKPFIANASLKPATAKVYAEPATQGKVYFANYDMVQMEMSKVAKGSNVNLANFGKANVFNEYFGRGLSSIVFQEIRESKSLAYSAYVSYANASEKDHPNYVTNYIGTQSNKLPLAVTAMDELMADFPQIPAQFENSKGSALKQIASNRINRTNIFYNQLALKKLGVDYDIRKDIYSEIQTLTLPQLTGFYNTEIKPLQYNTAIIGKRENLNMESINKMGAFKEVSLEEIFGY, encoded by the coding sequence ATGAAGAAAATTTTTATTTCTCTTTCTCTTTTTGTGATGTTACATGCTGCAGCACAAAAATTTGAAACGCAGAAACAAACGGATGCTCAAGGTTACAGCTTCGAAACAGTGAAGAATGACCAGTCTGGAGTAAGAGTGTATACTTTGAAAAATGGGTTGAAAGTATATCTTGCTAAAAATGACGATGCACCGAGAATTCAGACTTATATTCCGGTAAGAACAGGTTCTAATAATGATCCTAGCGACAATACCGGTCTTGCTCATTATTTGGAGCACATGGTTTTCAAAGGAACTTCACATTTGGGAACTCAGGATTGGGCAAAAGAAAAAGCTATTTTAAAGCAAATCTCTGATCTTTACGAACAGCACAAAGCAGAAAAAGATCCTGAAAAGAAAAAAGCACTTTACAAAAAAATAGATGAGGTTTCTCAGGAAGCTTCAAAATATGCAATTGCAAACGAATATGATAAAGCAATTTCATCTTTGGGAGCAACAGGAACCAACGCTCACACTTGGTTAGACGAAACAGTTTACAAAAACAATATTCCTTCGAATGAGCTTGAAAAATGGCTTAAAGTTGAAAAAGAACGTTTTTCTGAATTGGTTTTAAGATTGTTCCATACAGAATTGGAAGCCGTTTACGAAGAATTCAACAGAGCACAGGATAACGACGGACGTTTGGTAAATTATGCATTAATGGATGCTCTTTTCCCAAAACATCCAAACGGTCAGCAAACAACCATTGGAACTTCAGAACATTTGAAGAGTCCTTCAATGGAGGCAATTCACAAGTATTTTGATACGTATTATGTTCCTAATAACATGGCGGTCGTTTTGGTTGGAGATTTAGATTTCGACAAAACGATTAAAATGGTAGATCAGTATTTCGGTACATTCAAATACAAAGAATTACCGATGAAGAAAATGGTCTCTGAAGCACCAATGACTTCTATTGTATCTAGAACCGTTAAAAGCCCATCTACGCCAAGAATGACAATTGCATGGAGAACCGATTCAAACGGAACTCAGGAAGCTAAATTGGCAACTTTAGTAGGTGAAATTTTAAGCAATAACGGAGACGCAGGTTTAATCGATTTAAATATCAACCAAAAACAAACAACTTTAGGAGCAGGAGCGTATGCAAGTCCTCTTAAAACATACGGTTCATTTAATATGTATGTTACTCCGAAAGATGGACAAAGCTTTGATGAAGCTAAAAAATTACTTTTCGCTCAGATTGATTTAATTAAAAAAGGTCAATTCCCAGATTGGATGCTGAAAGCTATCGTTAATGATATGAAAGTACAGCGTATGAAAGGTTGGGAAACTGCAGACGGTTTGGCAACGACACTTTACGGCGCTTATATTGGCGAAAGAACTTGGGAACAAGAATTAGACGAAATCAATCAGTTTGAGAAAATTTCAAAAGCTGATGTAGTAAAATTTGCCAACGATTTCTTTAAAGATAATTATGTTGTTATTTATAAGGAAAAAGGGGTTAATGATAAATTAGTTCGTGTAGAAAACCCAGGAATTACACCTATTAAATTGAATAAAAACGCACAGTCACCTTTCCTTAAAGATATTTTGGGTACAAAGGTTACAGACAGCAAACCTCAGTTTGTAGATTATAAAACAGCAATTGCTACAACTCAGATTAAAGATAAAAAAGTAAGCTTTGTCAACAACAAATACAATAAAGTTGCACAGGTAAGCTATATTTTCCCTTTCGGAACGGATAACGATAAGGAACTTTCTTTAGGGGTGGGCGTTTTACAGTATTTAGGGACTGATAAATACACTCCGGAGCAATTGAAAGAAGAATTCTACAAATTAGGAATTTCAAACAGCTTCAGGACTTCAAATGACCAGACCATCATTACATTGAGCGGTCTTGAAGGAAACATGAAAAAAGGAGTGGAATTATTAAACCACTGGTTGAAAAATGTGAAAGCAGACCAGGATGTTTACAATAAAACAGTAAAAAATATTCTGGAATCTAGAGATGTTGCCAAAAAAGACAAAACAAGAATTATGGCAGCTCTTTCCAACTATGCTAAATATGGGAAAGATTCTAGAATGACGGATATTATTTCTAAAGAGCGTCTTCAGAATATCAATGTTTCAGAATTGATGGCTAAGATGAAAACGTTGAATAATTATCCTTACGAAGTTTTCTTATATGGAGAAAATCAGAAAGATTTAGAGAAAGCGGTAAAACCATTTATTGCTAATGCAAGCTTGAAACCTGCAACAGCTAAAGTATATGCAGAACCTGCAACTCAAGGTAAAGTATATTTTGCGAACTATGACATGGTGCAAATGGAAATGTCTAAAGTAGCAAAAGGAAGCAACGTTAACTTAGCCAACTTTGGTAAGGCGAATGTTTTCAACGAATATTTTGGTAGAGGTTTGTCTTCTATCGTATTCCAAGAGATTAGAGAAAGTAAGTCTTTGGCATATTCTGCATACGTTTCTTATGCTAATGCTTCAGAAAAAGATCACCCGAACTATGTAACCAACTATATCGGAACACAGTCTAATAAATTACCTTTAGCAGTTACTGCAATGGATGAATTGATGGCTGATTTTCCACAAATTCCGGCTCAGTTTGAAAACTCAAAAGGTTCAGCTTTAAAGCAAATTGCATCAAACAGAATCAATAGAACGAATATTTTCTATAATCAATTGGCTCTTAAAAAACTGGGAGTAGATTATGATATCAGAAAAGATATTTACTCTGAAATTCAGACCTTGACATTGCCTCAGTTAACAGGTTTTTATAACACAGAAATCAAACCATTACAGTATAATACTGCCATTATCGGGAAAAGAGAAAACCTGAATATGGAGTCTATCAACAAAATGGGAGCGTTTAAAGAAGTAAGTTTAGAAGAAATCTTTGGATATTAA
- a CDS encoding ABC transporter permease, translating to MQLKEENLINIHHFLPHRNPMLMADYILELTPEKVVTSFEIKADNIFVHNNEFVEAGLIEHSAQTSSSILGQSFFENPESNTKVIGFITNIKKIEVFGLPQVGDKIISKASLISQYDNICQIFCETFLDEKLLIRTEISIFIQEIES from the coding sequence ATGCAGCTAAAAGAAGAAAACCTCATCAACATTCATCATTTTTTGCCTCATCGCAACCCGATGTTGATGGCAGACTATATTCTGGAGCTTACTCCGGAAAAAGTGGTGACTTCTTTTGAAATTAAGGCAGATAATATTTTTGTACACAACAATGAATTTGTGGAAGCTGGGTTGATTGAGCATTCTGCACAAACCTCATCATCGATTCTCGGACAAAGCTTTTTTGAAAACCCGGAATCGAACACGAAAGTGATTGGATTCATTACCAACATCAAGAAAATTGAAGTTTTTGGCTTGCCTCAAGTTGGCGATAAGATTATTTCTAAAGCATCATTAATCTCACAATACGACAATATTTGCCAGATTTTCTGTGAAACTTTTCTGGATGAAAAGCTCTTGATTCGTACCGAAATAAGTATATTTATTCAGGAAATAGAATCCTAA
- a CDS encoding beta-ketoacyl-ACP synthase III has translation MYDVFITKASTYLPNEPVSNDEMESYLGLVNNTPSKARALILRNNKITTRYYALDKNGQPTHTNAQITAKAVEGLFDENFKKEDMTLLSVGTTSPDQIQPSHASMVHGELNIGKSIEINTATGLCNSGMNALNYGFLNVKAGIKNNAVCVGSERMSSWMTADKFDHEAENLKLLEERPIVAFKREFLRWMLSDGAGAFLLENKPRENEISLKIDWIDFYSYAHEIEACMYSGCEKQEDGSLKSWADYPSDEWLKQSIFALKQDTKILDKYILVKGAESLRASFDKHQLDPDSIDHVLAHISSGYFKEGLKEEFANVGLDFPWEKWFYNLSDIGNIGAGSIFVAVEQIMNSGNLKKGEKVLLCIPESGRFAYSCALLTVC, from the coding sequence ATGTACGACGTATTTATAACAAAAGCATCCACATACTTGCCCAATGAGCCGGTTTCTAATGATGAAATGGAGAGCTATCTTGGCTTGGTCAATAATACGCCTTCTAAGGCGAGAGCTTTAATTCTAAGGAATAACAAAATCACTACAAGATACTACGCTTTAGATAAAAACGGACAGCCAACCCACACCAACGCACAGATTACGGCAAAAGCCGTGGAAGGTCTTTTTGATGAAAACTTCAAAAAAGAAGATATGACATTATTATCTGTGGGAACTACTTCTCCGGATCAGATTCAGCCTTCTCACGCATCTATGGTTCATGGTGAGCTTAACATCGGAAAATCTATTGAAATAAATACCGCTACCGGACTTTGTAATTCTGGGATGAATGCCCTAAATTATGGTTTCTTAAATGTAAAAGCCGGAATTAAAAACAATGCAGTCTGCGTAGGTTCTGAAAGAATGTCTTCGTGGATGACCGCAGATAAATTTGATCATGAAGCTGAAAATCTAAAACTTTTAGAAGAAAGACCTATCGTAGCTTTCAAAAGAGAGTTTTTGAGATGGATGCTATCTGACGGAGCCGGAGCATTTTTATTGGAAAATAAACCTAGAGAAAACGAAATTTCTTTAAAAATTGATTGGATTGACTTCTATTCTTACGCTCACGAAATCGAAGCATGCATGTACTCTGGTTGTGAAAAGCAAGAAGACGGAAGTTTGAAATCTTGGGCAGATTATCCTTCTGACGAATGGCTGAAACAGTCTATTTTTGCTTTAAAACAAGACACTAAAATTCTTGATAAATATATTTTGGTAAAAGGTGCCGAAAGTTTGAGAGCTTCGTTTGATAAACATCAGCTTGATCCAGACTCTATCGATCACGTTTTAGCACACATTTCTTCAGGATACTTTAAGGAAGGATTAAAAGAAGAGTTCGCTAATGTAGGTCTTGATTTCCCTTGGGAAAAATGGTTTTACAATCTGTCAGACATCGGAAATATTGGCGCGGGATCTATTTTCGTTGCCGTAGAGCAAATAATGAATTCCGGAAATCTAAAGAAAGGTGAAAAAGTACTTCTTTGTATTCCCGAGAGTGGAAGATTTGCCTATTCATGTGCATTATTAACTGTTTGCTAA